In Amyelois transitella isolate CPQ chromosome W, ilAmyTran1.1, whole genome shotgun sequence, the genomic stretch CTcttaaagttttcataaaagaGTGACCATTTTGTGGGGGTACCATcaaatgatattaaattaagcGGGGGTAATTTCTTATTCAACAATTCAAACTTTTGATCGCACCTGGAAATcttacagaatagaatagaatagaatagaatagaataatttatttgcatgattcacatattttttacatataaatcaaCCTGCATGCAGGCGCGCAAATATTAATGATAGGTATAAACTCAAAATTAGgattacatttgttttttttttttaatacattttaagtaaatcataAGTAAATAGTTAAATTCAATGTTTATCGTCCATATACTCTTTAATgctataaaatcttttttcattCAACCATTCcgtcaattcttttttaaatttctttttgtccaaaatttttatattatttggtagtttattaaaaatctgtaTGCACATGTAATATACGTTTttcctataaatatatacagttgtatttattttcgcaAGCTTTAATATGACAATAAAGTTGGTCAAAAGATTTCATACTGGAGTAATCCGGTTTTGATTTTGGATCAAAAGAGATTTGAGCAATGGCTAAATCATCGAGCGTTTGCATAAAATCAGTCCTAGTTTTTTCAAGCGATTGTATCATTATCAAGAACTgctctttgtttgtttcatcGGAAATATCTTTACTAAGTGTATATGCGTCTTGAATAATAGCAAAAAGATGTTCCTTTTTTGCTGTTAATCGAACAATTTCGGGAGAATATGCACATTCAGACTTTTGTTTcgacattttaaattgaaaatatgtaaaaaattactttaactagaaaataaatttataaaataaatcggtgaaaataaatatggcgGCGATGtcgataaataatttgacgCAAATTCGTAACAAAAGATATCAAATTATCTCGAAAAATACAATTGAACGAATATTTGTTATGcgtaatatatattctattgtgaatatataagataataaattattatatttaagagaaACATATGAGTTTATGAGTGTTTAAGCGAATGAAAGTGTAGcgtaatgtaggtatttaagtatgtagtaATGAGATGCGTTGCGTGGTGCGTtggaattaagtaaaatatacgaTATTAATAGCGTGTGAGAAGTATTGCGTTGAAGAAGAGTAATGTGAGGATAGCAGATAGGGATACGGCTCGTGAGGAACACTTGGTGTCGCGGAAGGATATGGACAAGGAGTACCTTTGATCCGTAGCTCGAGCTCTCGTCCAGCGCCGGTATCTTCCACGATCCAAAGGGTAGTTTTTGGGAAACACAAATCACTGCACTTCACAAACTAACCCCGGGGTGcgtaattaataaagttttagcgtctttgatgaattttgcGAATATTCACAACCGATGCAGAGAGCGGTGCAGTTGCGCGCGGAGACGAATTAGaacgttttctttttaaattattttgacatttgtgAAAGGAGTGAGAGTGGGACAGGAATAGGATTGAGTGCGTGCGTGAAAGAGTGCGTGTATGTAGTGttgcgtttataaaaaatatattaaaaaataaataattggcgaAGACACTCAGAAAAGAAGATAACTCGCCGGTCATCCAAATAAACAGCGAAGTCCAAGTACAACAACTTAGAATTGAATATTGACTAGATTTGTGTACTTACTCTTGGTTTTGTCTTTTATTCaatttcttgtttatatttagttttgtaatctatttaaataatcacattttttgttCTAACCAAATTGTTTTCCACTATCTCCATTTAGGATATTGCGAATgcacaaaaatattcaatcgTAAAAAGTGCAATCTACTGTACTTTAACACTAACCTGAAATatgtaataacattattaaaacatataataatatgtaacaaacattttacatttctCACTCAATTAAATAGcactattataaatacgaaaataaGTCTTATACTACCTGATATTTACTGCTActcccaaaataaaaataaccccTTTAATTATACTACTATATCATATCGCTTTTCCATAAATAATAAGTGTAAAAAACTTTGTATAATAAGAGCAAACAATAAGATAACATACAATCAACTCCATATTATCTTACCACACatgagaataaaatattattctacaaataaaaagattatttattatgtcataTGTCTTAAATTCTAGTCCAAGTATAACACTACGATATATAACTTCAGTCTCATTTTCACTTATCAATACGACAGATTCATCCCACTACTCATCATGCACTGCGTATTTGTTAATATTCCAATATGTGTGACACGACTCATGTTATTGCCGACATGGATGATCCTAATATCTCGCGAACCATAGCATGTGACCctaaagatttaattaaacattatcaGACTAATAAAACCTACCTAACAATAATCGCTCAAAATGTTCGtagtatttatcataattttgatGACTTTATGACAAACTTGTCTTTGCTTACCTTTGAACCTGATATTATAGTACTAAGTGAATGCCATCTTGACCCTGTAAAACCAATACCCATTTTAGATAATTATTGTTCTTTGGCTACAACCCATCACCTAAATCAGTGCGACGGAGTTGTCATCTATGCAAAAAAGACACTCAAGCCAAACATTAAAGAAATAAGACTAACACATGTATCTTGCTTACAATTAGACATACTAAACCTAACCCTACTTGGTATTTATCGATCTCCATCTACATCTTATCCCGAAAATTTTATCAACGCACTCTGCAATCATTTAACAAGAATAAAATCAgcacataatattattatagcaggtgatataaatattaacaccGAAAGACAGGCTTGATGAAATATATCAAAGATTTTCTTACCTCGTTATGTTTTCTAGCCACGGAATACTGCCTGGCCATAATTTACCTACTCGAGGAAAAAGATGTTTAGATCACCTCATGCTTAAAATAAACgggaaaaaactgaaaacattCATATCTATACTGCACACTACTGTAACTGATCATTATACGACTTTCTTAGCCATAACTAAATCTAAAGTAAACAATCATacatgtaaaacaaaaataaaacataattacgTAAATGCGAAAGCATATTTACAACAGAAAAATTTATCAAACCTGCTTTTCTGCAACGATCCTAATATTGTTGCAACtacattaacaaaaaacattattgaatCCTTGAATGCAACTTCCACCACTATAAGAATCCCCAAAAGCCAGCGTACTGTAAAAACCTGGATGACAAAAGGCATCTAGGATCGGCCGCTAGGTGGCGTAACATCAACACAGTGCTCcgtagaatttaaatttttaaaatacttaatgttATTGAACTAGCCAAGtgacaatataaatttgattcTTAAACTGCAATAGCCAAGTGTGAGTGTTTGTGACACAAAATACCATTGGATTATGGAAATAACGGGACTTTCAGATAAGTTACTATAACGTCAGGGAATGAACACTTtacattaacatttttgtGTATATATTAGCAGTGACTTATACTTGAACTGGATACACACTATCAATAAACTTTAGAGCAgtgaaacatacattaattttaaattttcaatattaacgTATTATTTACTATAGCGGCGCCATTAACTTTTCGCTACTCCACGGCAGAGGGCGCTGATCGTGAAGATAAATTTACCGCCATCTACATTGTATTGTGAGAACTAAGATATAAGTGGTATAGGGCAGATATTTGCAGTCTCAGTCATTCACTCACAGAGGGCGACACTGGTATAAAGTAAATCCATAAAATGAAACCGTCATCGTTAAAGTTTACCATGGCTGAAAACTGTGCTGCCTGTTCAAATTCATTGTCGAAGAAGGAATATCTGCGCTGTGTACTTTGTAAATCGGCATatgatataatttgtttaaatataagcGTTCAACGTTACCGCTCATTTTATTCTGCAGATTCAGAGAAAAAGAAGACCTGGAGGTGTCCTgaatgtgtaaataaaataccaaaaCAAGGAAACCTTACTACTCCAGTCCGTGTACAGCAGTCGATACCAGTCAGCAACAGTGATGAGAGTATGACGACCTCTACGGGCCCATCTGGTGACAACCAAAACGTGACACTGAGGATGAAACCTACACCTGCTGTGGAGGAGTTCGTATTAAATGACTCAAGGGACGAATCTATAAACTCACAGGATCCTATGACGGATGTGAAGGCATTAGCGGAGGAACTTCGAGCTATGCGACGAGAGATTAGCAGGATGTGCGATAAAATCGACAAAATTGACTCTTTTGCCAACACAGTCAATATGCGAATGGACAGGATGGAGGCGAGAATAGATTCTCTTGAAAACAAGAAAACAGAATTTGAAAGTTGTAGAATAATTGCGCTAGAGGAAACAGTGTCTCAACTAAAATTAGAAATTCAGGATCGGGATCAAGAGGTACTCGGAAACGATATTGAAATCGCTAGCTTCCCAGAgggaaaaaatgaaaacacgACCCATTTGATCTTGACAGTAGCCAAAAAGCTAGGCGTAGAACTGGAAGAGCGTGATGTAGTTAAGGCGCAACGAGTGGGGCCGGTGCCTGCGCCCGCGGAGGAAGGCGCGGTGCGGCGACCGCGGCCTCTCGTGGTGCGGCTGGCGCGGCGCGATACCCGCGACTCGCTGCTGCGCGCGGCGCGCGTGCGTCGCGGCGTCACTACGGAGGGCATGGATCTCCAGGCTCCGGGTCCATCACGTAAGTTTTATGTAAACGAGAGGCTCACCAAAGTAAACAGACGCCTATTTCAAAAGGCGCGAGAGGCGGCAAAGCGCGCAAATTTCAGATTCGTATGGACCCGTGAgggtaaaatatatacaaggaAAGAGCAGGGAACGGCAAGTatccggcttcgcacggattgTGACATAGTCAGGGTTTTTGAAGACTGTAATGTCGCCTCTCGCCTTTGCGCCTTAGTTGAGTGTGGACGTGTCGcgatttttgcaatttttaataaatctaagTGCGAACAACAAGGCTTTTTAAGTTCATCAGTTTAAGTGCGATAATCCCAGTAAACGATTTGCGTATTCTATAAAAATTCCACTGCATCAAGCCGTCTTGACAGTCCGCGGATCGAGTAAGCGAGTGCGGGAACCCTGCCCTCACCCCCGCGAGAAGTAACGGCTGCTATTTTTCGTCCCTGTCATCGCCATTAGCTACGTTGTGGTCCCCACCATCTGTACCAGCGGCGGCGGCTACGAGAGCGTCGTAGCACATACACCGTCGGAACTACGGAGGCCTACGGCGTAGCTGCATTGTTGTTCCCCGCCTTCGGTCGCCAGACCATCTTAATCCACGAGTGGGAGCGGGACGGAGTATCGACGGTCTACGAGCGAACCAGTTTCTCGTGGCACTGACGACGGCTCTCGTTATCAATCACCTAATTAGTGCTACGTCGTATGTACTTATCGCCTGCGTTACAGGGGTGCAATAGTTTGCTGTATCTGATCGACACTACAATTTATACCCTTTCGCCTACTATAACTATTTGACATGTTGAAGCGCACACCACCGCATACTCCTAACTCAGTATCTGCACCGAATATAAACACTTTGGAGTGTGATTCTCATGATACCCGATCACCACATGAATATGTGACTCAAAGAAGCCTGAAACGTCCCCGAGACGATTTTGCAGAACTAAAAGAGTACCTGCTGGACATTGTTACCACATCTAAACAAGAACAGAATTCCAAATTGAATACTTTGATTGAAACAGTCTCTGAGATAAAGGAACAGAATAATGATATACGCAGTTCAATTGAATTTATGTCGTCAAGGTATGACGATATGGCTATTAGGTTAAATTTGCTGGAAGAAGAACGTAAACACgatcgtgattatataaaaatactggaGGCGAGGGTTGAGAACTTAGAGCGGCAATTAAAATACTCTTCTATTGAACTACGCAACGTACCAGCCCAGAAGAACGAAACTAAAGAAGATTTGGTGAAACTTGTGAAAGCCACTGGATCGGCGCTGTCCCTTCCAGTTCGGGACTCAGATATCAAAGACATATATAGAGTGCACGGCAAGACTGAGGGTAGACGACCAATAGTAGCTGAACTGAATAGCATTGTGCTGAAAGATAGCCTAATTCGTGCTGTCAAAACTTACAATAAGAGTAATCCGGGAAGTAAGTTCTCTACcacaaatttgaaaataaacggACCGTCTGCACCAGTGTACCTGTCTGAAAGTCTGCCCCccaaaacaaagaaattattttatttggccAGGAACGCAGCTACTGCTGGCGGATACAAATTCTGCTGGACCTATAACGGCAGGGTCTACCTTCGCAAATCTGAAGGAACACCGCAGATACGTATAGCCTGTGAAGACGACCTTAATACTTTAAGTACCCAGTAACTTTTGTAGCCTTAACTTGCTTTTTTCCcgtggttattttttatacgtaACATAAAGTATACTCATTGCATTCACATTGTTGcacatacaaattttattgttagttCTTTTCGTAACACCAATTTTCACACTCACGTTCTTAACAAACTCAAATACAGTTTGCAAATACGTCACAACTTACTTCAATAATCAAGAATTTTCACAATGGATGAAATTCTAAATCAAATAGATGAGATTTCAATATCTAAGTCTATTACGTGTCTACCTGAACAAGTATCATGTGTGGTAAAAAGTTCAACCAACTTTTTGACTGTACTAAGCCAAAATATACGCAGCATTTCAGCAAACATCTCCGAACTTTTAGTACTGCTAACAAGATTAGATATTCACCTGGATATTCTCGTGCTTAGTGAGTGTTGGCTTTTATCCAACCCTCTCATTCCTAGTTTGGCTAATTACTCATATTATTTCAGTACAAATAATACGTTGCAAAATGACGGGGTTGTGGTTTACGTAAATGACTCCATCAAAAATGCTGTGACAATGTCCCACGATCTACTTGACTCAAATAATGTCATAATAAGATTGGGACAACATACTGTTATAATAGCGATATATCGTTCTCCATCTTTCCGAGAtggatgccgtgtggttcccggcactattacaaaaaagaataggaccactccatctctttcccatggatgtcgtaaaaggcgactaagggataggcttataaacttaggattcctcttttaggcgatgggctagcaacctgtcactatttgaatctcggttctatcattgagccaaatagctgaacgtggccattcagtcttttcaagactgttggctctgtctaccccgcaagggatatagacgtgatcatgtgttgtgtgtgtgtatctttCCGAGATACTACAAATTTCTTCTGTTCTCTGGACAGTACCCTCACTAAGTTAAGgtctttcaaaaatataattataattggtGATATAAATATCAACATAGCAAATAGTAGTGATGATAATGCTGGCTCATATTTAAATCTACTAGCTTATCATGGTATTCTTCCCGGACACAGCTTTCCAACACGTGAAGGCGCCTGTCTGGATCATATCATGCTTAAGACTAGCTCACCCGCATTGGCCGTTGTAGTTGATACGGTAATAACAGATCACCATCCTGCGATACTAGCTCTTTCaactaaaaaagtaaataaaactcCGGCTAAACATCTTAATATTAACTACTCGGCATTAGATgatacaattaataatattgatttctGTCCCTTATTTGAGTCACGTGATCCAGACCATGCAGCGTCTTATCTcattgataatataaatacatgcaTCAAATCAAGCTCAAAATACACATATACTTCGTGCCGCAAGCGGATCTTAAAACCCTGGATAACTCCAGGACTTATAAGATGCATGCAGAATAGAGACAACATGCACAGAACCCTGAAACTAAACCCTAACAACGATACACTTAAATTGACCTACACGCGATACCGGAATTATCTCTGCAATTtagttaaaaagttaaaaagattACATGACAaggaggaaattaaaaaagcaggcaaaaacacaaaaaaactCTGGGACG encodes the following:
- the LOC106140195 gene encoding uncharacterized protein LOC106140195, translated to MLKRTPPHTPNSVSAPNINTLECDSHDTRSPHEYVTQRSLKRPRDDFAELKEYLLDIVTTSKQEQNSKLNTLIETVSEIKEQNNDIRSSIEFMSSRYDDMAIRLNLLEEERKHDRDYIKILEARVENLERQLKYSSIELRNVPAQKNETKEDLVKLVKATGSALSLPVRDSDIKDIYRVHGKTEGRRPIVAELNSIVLKDSLIRAVKTYNKSNPGSKFSTTNLKINGPSAPVYLSESLPPKTKKLFYLARNAATAGGYKFCWTYNGRVYLRKSEGTPQIRIACEDDLNTLSTQ